One Paenisporosarcina sp. FSL H8-0542 genomic region harbors:
- a CDS encoding thymidine kinase → MYVMSQTGWVEVICGSMFSGKSEELIRRVRRVQFAKQKIAVFKPRIDNRYSEEEVVSHNGTKVIAMPVERAKDIWAYISDEYDVIGIDEAQFFDEGIVDVVERLANHGFRVIVAGLDQDFRGEPFGPMPKLMAGAEQVTKLQAVCQVCGSPASRTQRLINGEPAGYEDPIILIGATEAYEPRCRHHHEVPAGVTHQTSLVYEKE, encoded by the coding sequence ATGTACGTGATGTCACAAACTGGCTGGGTAGAAGTCATTTGCGGAAGTATGTTTTCTGGGAAATCAGAAGAATTAATTCGTCGTGTACGACGCGTGCAATTTGCGAAACAAAAAATTGCCGTGTTCAAACCACGTATAGATAATCGTTACAGTGAAGAAGAAGTTGTAAGCCATAATGGCACGAAAGTGATTGCGATGCCAGTTGAGCGCGCAAAAGATATATGGGCGTATATTTCGGATGAATATGATGTCATTGGAATCGATGAAGCCCAATTCTTTGACGAAGGAATTGTGGATGTCGTGGAACGTCTAGCGAATCATGGATTCCGCGTTATTGTTGCTGGTCTGGATCAAGATTTCCGAGGGGAACCATTTGGACCAATGCCAAAACTAATGGCAGGTGCTGAACAAGTAACGAAATTACAGGCTGTTTGCCAAGTGTGCGGTTCACCTGCAAGTCGAACGCAACGACTTATTAACGGAGAGCCAGCTGGCTATGAGGATCCAATTATTTTGATTGGAGCAACAGAAGCTTACGAACCTCGTTGCCGTCACCACCACGAAGTACCAGCAGGCGTTACTCATCAAACTTCATTAGTGTACGAGAAAGAGTAG
- a CDS encoding DUF1540 domain-containing protein yields the protein MAQDVLCEVNNCKYWDSGNKCKADSIYVVSHKGKKASNSEETDCKTFVTKA from the coding sequence ATGGCTCAAGATGTTCTGTGTGAAGTGAATAACTGTAAGTATTGGGACTCCGGAAACAAATGTAAAGCGGATTCTATTTATGTAGTCAGTCATAAGGGCAAAAAGGCATCCAATAGTGAAGAAACGGATTGCAAAACATTTGTAACAAAAGCTTAA
- a CDS encoding putative sulfate exporter family transporter, with protein sequence MTRKVVYILPGLLVCIAIAMIGIALGRFFPNLGSGLFAILIGILIGNLKIGSYSILKPGEKFSGSTLLYFSIVLLGATLTFNSLFEIGMLGLAYILIQMAGTILFVIWLGKKLRFGEDFGLLMASGNAVCGSSAIASTAPAIQAKESDVAVSITIVNLLGTVLMILLPVITSAIFQNDVLQSSALIGGTLQSVGQVVASGSIVGEAVKDQAAVFKISRIIFLVAVVFVLKQIKLNNGEQPKTQESFQWRTIVPWYVGGFFILCCLNSILYFPATVTHSIKGFGNYLEIIALAGIGMSVKIKDLTLHGWKLSAYAGGIGLFQIVFALLLIFILL encoded by the coding sequence ATGACGAGAAAAGTTGTATACATTTTACCTGGACTACTGGTTTGTATTGCAATTGCAATGATAGGTATAGCACTCGGAAGATTTTTCCCTAATTTAGGGAGTGGTTTATTTGCAATTCTAATTGGTATATTAATTGGTAATTTAAAAATAGGTTCTTATTCCATATTAAAGCCGGGGGAAAAGTTTTCGGGAAGTACTTTACTGTACTTTTCCATTGTTTTATTAGGAGCAACCTTAACATTCAATTCATTATTTGAAATTGGAATGTTAGGTCTTGCTTATATTCTCATTCAAATGGCAGGAACGATTTTGTTTGTTATTTGGTTAGGAAAGAAACTGCGATTCGGTGAAGATTTTGGTTTGCTGATGGCAAGTGGAAATGCGGTCTGTGGTTCATCTGCGATTGCGTCGACTGCACCAGCTATCCAGGCTAAAGAATCTGATGTGGCCGTTTCTATTACGATTGTCAATCTGTTGGGTACGGTTTTGATGATCTTGTTACCAGTGATAACAAGTGCGATTTTTCAAAACGATGTATTGCAGTCGTCTGCATTAATAGGTGGAACATTACAATCTGTTGGACAAGTAGTAGCTAGTGGTAGCATTGTTGGTGAAGCGGTAAAGGATCAAGCAGCCGTCTTTAAAATCAGTCGAATTATCTTTCTGGTAGCTGTTGTTTTTGTTTTGAAACAGATCAAACTTAATAATGGAGAACAGCCAAAAACGCAGGAGTCATTTCAATGGCGTACAATCGTTCCATGGTATGTCGGGGGCTTTTTCATACTATGTTGTTTGAATAGTATTTTATATTTCCCTGCAACAGTTACACATTCAATCAAGGGGTTCGGAAACTATTTGGAAATCATCGCTTTGGCGGGGATTGGAATGAGTGTGAAAATAAAAGACCTTACACTGCACGGCTGGAAGTTATCAGCTTATGCCGGGGGAATCGGTCTATTCCAGATTGTATTTGCTCTATTATTGATTTTTATTTTATTGTAA
- the rpmE gene encoding 50S ribosomal protein L31 encodes MKPGIHPDYKTATVTCSCGNSFETGSVKEDIKVEFCSECHPFYTGRQKFAAADGRVDRFNKKYGLKEEINE; translated from the coding sequence ATGAAACCAGGAATTCATCCCGATTACAAAACAGCTACAGTTACATGTTCATGTGGTAACTCGTTCGAAACAGGATCAGTAAAAGAAGACATCAAAGTTGAGTTTTGCTCAGAATGTCATCCATTCTATACTGGCCGTCAGAAATTCGCAGCAGCGGATGGCCGTGTTGATCGTTTCAACAAAAAATACGGTCTTAAAGAAGAAATCAACGAATAA
- the rho gene encoding transcription termination factor Rho → MTTLKIAELESMTLKELYALARQFKISYYSKLTKKELIFAILKTRAEQEGYFFMEGVLEIIQSEGFGFLRPINYSPSSEDIYISASQIRRFDLRNGDKVTGKVRPPKENERYYGLLHVELVNGEDPDSAKERVHFPALTPLYPDRHIKLETESNKLSTRIMDLVAPVGFGQRGLIVAPPKAGKTMLLKEVANSITTNYPDAELIVLLIDERPEEVTDIERSVNADVVSSTFDEVPENHVKVAELVLDRAMRLVEHKRDVIILMDSITRLARAYNLVIPPSGRTLSGGIDPAAFHRPKRFFGAARNIEEGGSLTILATALVDTGSRMDEVIYEEFKGTGNLELHLDRNLAERRIFPALDIRRSGTRKEELLIPSNQLEKLWAIRKTFSDSHDFGERFLKKLRQSKSNEDFFNQLNDDMKAHRGGKGLL, encoded by the coding sequence ATGACAACCTTAAAGATTGCTGAACTAGAAAGTATGACGTTAAAAGAACTGTATGCACTTGCACGCCAGTTCAAAATCTCGTACTACAGCAAACTAACGAAAAAAGAACTTATTTTTGCGATATTAAAAACACGCGCAGAACAAGAAGGCTACTTCTTCATGGAAGGTGTCCTGGAAATTATTCAATCTGAAGGGTTCGGTTTCTTGCGCCCCATCAACTATTCTCCAAGTTCAGAAGATATCTATATTTCCGCATCTCAAATTCGCCGTTTCGACTTACGTAACGGAGATAAAGTAACAGGAAAAGTACGCCCACCAAAAGAAAATGAACGATACTACGGCCTATTGCACGTAGAATTAGTAAATGGTGAAGACCCGGATTCTGCAAAAGAACGCGTGCATTTCCCGGCACTCACACCGTTATATCCAGATCGTCACATCAAGCTTGAAACAGAGTCAAACAAACTATCAACCCGCATCATGGATTTAGTAGCACCTGTCGGATTCGGTCAACGTGGCTTAATCGTGGCACCGCCAAAAGCGGGTAAAACGATGTTACTAAAAGAAGTGGCAAACTCGATTACGACAAACTATCCGGATGCAGAACTGATTGTCTTGCTAATTGACGAACGTCCAGAGGAAGTTACGGATATCGAGCGTTCTGTGAATGCCGATGTTGTAAGCTCAACGTTTGACGAAGTACCAGAAAATCACGTAAAAGTTGCGGAATTGGTTCTTGATCGTGCGATGCGTTTAGTTGAACACAAACGTGACGTCATCATCCTGATGGACTCCATTACACGACTGGCACGTGCGTACAACTTAGTGATTCCACCAAGTGGTCGTACATTATCTGGTGGTATTGACCCTGCTGCATTCCATCGTCCAAAACGTTTCTTCGGTGCAGCACGTAACATTGAAGAAGGCGGAAGCTTAACAATTCTTGCAACAGCTCTAGTTGATACAGGATCACGTATGGATGAAGTGATTTACGAAGAATTTAAAGGAACAGGAAACTTGGAGCTTCACCTAGACCGCAATTTGGCAGAGCGTCGTATTTTCCCGGCACTCGACATCCGTCGCTCGGGAACACGAAAAGAAGAACTACTTATTCCTTCAAATCAACTCGAAAAACTATGGGCAATTCGCAAAACATTCTCGGATTCGCACGATTTCGGCGAACGCTTCCTAAAAAAATTGCGTCAATCGAAATCAAACGAAGATTTCTTCAACCAGCTCAATGACGATATGAAAGCTCATCGTGGTGGCAAGGGACTGCTATAA
- the glpX gene encoding class II fructose-bisphosphatase, which produces MERSLSMELVRVTEAAAIASARWMGRGLKNEADDAATTAMRNVFNSIPMQGVVVIGEGEMDEAPMLYIGEELGLGIGGPEVDIAVDPLEGTNIVASGGWNALAVLAIADRGNLLNAPDMYMDKLAVGPEARGQVDINASVTDNLRAVARAKNKDIEDVVATILNRPRHQKIIDEIRASGARIKLINDGDVAGAINTAFDETGVDILFGLGGAPEGVIAAVGLKCLGGEIQGKLVPTNEQELQRCIRMGLDVNRVFRMEDLVKGDDAIFAATGVTDGELLRGVQFKGSYAESHSLVMRAKSGTVRFVEGRHSLKKKPHLMMED; this is translated from the coding sequence ATGGAACGCAGTTTATCAATGGAGTTAGTGCGTGTAACAGAAGCAGCAGCAATCGCTTCGGCACGTTGGATGGGCCGAGGTTTGAAAAATGAAGCGGATGACGCAGCGACTACAGCTATGCGAAACGTTTTTAACTCTATCCCGATGCAAGGGGTCGTCGTAATAGGCGAAGGTGAAATGGACGAAGCACCGATGCTATATATCGGTGAAGAACTAGGTCTTGGCATTGGCGGTCCGGAAGTGGATATCGCAGTTGACCCTCTCGAGGGAACAAATATCGTGGCTTCAGGCGGATGGAATGCGCTTGCAGTTCTTGCAATCGCAGACAGAGGCAACCTGCTGAATGCACCGGATATGTATATGGACAAATTGGCAGTAGGACCTGAAGCAAGAGGCCAAGTGGACATCAACGCTTCTGTAACAGATAACTTACGTGCGGTTGCCCGTGCTAAAAACAAAGACATCGAAGACGTTGTGGCAACAATTTTAAACCGCCCACGTCACCAAAAAATTATTGATGAGATTCGTGCATCAGGTGCTCGAATTAAATTGATCAATGATGGCGACGTTGCAGGTGCAATCAACACAGCATTCGATGAAACAGGCGTAGATATTTTATTTGGACTGGGTGGCGCGCCAGAGGGCGTTATTGCTGCAGTTGGCTTGAAATGTCTAGGTGGCGAAATACAAGGTAAATTAGTTCCTACCAACGAACAAGAATTACAACGTTGTATTCGTATGGGACTTGATGTAAACCGTGTATTCCGTATGGAAGACCTTGTAAAAGGTGACGACGCAATCTTTGCGGCAACGGGTGTAACGGATGGAGAACTTCTGCGTGGTGTACAATTCAAGGGATCATATGCAGAGTCTCATTCATTAGTTATGCGTGCGAAATCAGGCACAGTCCGTTTCGTAGAAGGGCGTCACAGCTTGAAGAAAAAACCTCATCTTATGATGGAAGACTAA
- a CDS encoding UDP-N-acetylglucosamine 1-carboxyvinyltransferase gives MEVYKINGQKRLQGTIKVSGAKNSAVALIPASILANSPVTIEGLPEISDAWTLKELLEEIGGDVSFDDGTMNIDPTKMQGMPLPNGNVKKLRASYYLMGAMLGRFKKAVIGLPGGCFLGPRPIDQHIKGFEALGAKVTNEHGAIYLRADELRGAKIYLDVVSVGATINIMLAAVMAKGQTTIENAAKEPEIIDVATLLTNMGAKIKGAGTNVIRIDGVDELHGTNHTIIPDRIEAGTFMIMAAVAGDGVTIDNVIPFHVEALTAKLREMGVKIEEGEESIFIPKSENLQAVDVKTLVYPGFPTDLQQPFSLLMTQAKGSSVITDTIYSARFKHIDELKRMNASARVEGRTAIISGPTKLESASVRASDLRAGAALVLAGLIAEGETEIRDIYHIERGYSSLIDKLHGLGADIRRETIEDEHEHSSTEDNEK, from the coding sequence ATGGAAGTGTATAAAATTAATGGGCAAAAACGTTTACAAGGAACAATTAAAGTGAGCGGTGCCAAAAACAGCGCAGTTGCTTTAATCCCGGCATCCATTTTAGCCAATTCTCCTGTCACGATTGAAGGATTACCGGAAATCTCGGATGCTTGGACACTGAAAGAGTTGCTAGAGGAAATCGGTGGGGATGTATCTTTCGACGACGGCACTATGAACATTGATCCTACTAAAATGCAAGGCATGCCTTTGCCAAACGGCAACGTTAAAAAACTTCGAGCATCCTATTATTTGATGGGTGCCATGCTAGGTCGCTTTAAAAAAGCGGTCATTGGCTTGCCAGGAGGCTGTTTCTTAGGACCTCGTCCGATCGATCAACACATCAAAGGCTTTGAGGCGCTTGGTGCCAAAGTGACGAACGAACATGGTGCCATTTATTTGCGTGCGGATGAATTGCGTGGAGCTAAAATTTATTTAGACGTTGTCAGTGTTGGTGCCACCATCAACATCATGCTGGCTGCCGTAATGGCTAAAGGGCAAACGACCATTGAAAATGCCGCGAAAGAACCTGAAATCATTGATGTAGCGACTTTGTTAACAAACATGGGAGCGAAAATCAAGGGTGCAGGAACGAACGTCATTCGAATCGATGGAGTTGATGAACTACATGGGACGAACCACACGATTATCCCCGATCGAATTGAAGCAGGAACATTCATGATAATGGCTGCAGTGGCTGGTGACGGTGTTACAATTGACAATGTCATCCCATTCCATGTTGAAGCGCTGACTGCAAAACTGCGCGAAATGGGCGTTAAGATCGAAGAAGGCGAAGAAAGTATCTTCATTCCGAAATCAGAGAACTTGCAGGCAGTGGATGTGAAAACACTGGTGTATCCTGGTTTCCCAACGGATTTACAGCAACCGTTCTCTCTTTTAATGACCCAGGCCAAAGGTTCATCGGTCATTACAGACACCATTTATTCAGCCCGTTTCAAACATATCGATGAGTTGAAACGTATGAATGCCAGTGCACGTGTAGAAGGGCGTACAGCGATTATTTCAGGTCCGACGAAATTGGAATCCGCTTCAGTTCGTGCATCAGATTTGCGTGCAGGAGCAGCCTTGGTATTGGCTGGATTGATTGCCGAAGGAGAAACTGAAATTCGCGATATTTATCATATCGAACGAGGCTACAGCTCGTTAATTGATAAATTGCATGGGCTCGGTGCAGATATTCGCCGCGAAACTATCGAAGATGAACACGAACATTCGAGCACAGAAGACAACGAAAAATAA
- the fsa gene encoding fructose-6-phosphate aldolase, whose protein sequence is MKFFIDTANFEEIKEAHAWGILSGVTTNPSLVAKENISFHDRLREITSLVEGSVSAEVIALDAEGMIKEGRELAAIAPNITVKLPMTPDGLAACSVFSKEGIKTNITLIFSANQALLAARAGATYVSPFLGRLDDIGHNGMDLVGTIAQIFELHNIDTEIIAASIRHPQHVTDAALHGAHIGTMPINVMKQMFKHPLTDKGIEAFLADWNNRLSAE, encoded by the coding sequence ATGAAATTTTTTATCGATACAGCAAACTTTGAAGAAATTAAAGAAGCACACGCTTGGGGTATTTTGTCAGGCGTAACTACAAATCCATCACTTGTGGCAAAAGAAAATATTTCTTTCCACGATCGTTTACGTGAAATCACTTCACTAGTAGAAGGTTCAGTCAGTGCAGAAGTAATTGCTTTGGATGCTGAAGGAATGATTAAAGAAGGTCGTGAACTAGCGGCAATTGCACCAAATATCACAGTGAAATTACCAATGACACCAGACGGTCTAGCAGCATGTTCAGTATTTTCAAAAGAAGGCATTAAAACAAATATCACGTTGATTTTCAGCGCAAACCAAGCTTTGCTTGCAGCACGTGCTGGAGCAACTTATGTATCACCATTCCTTGGGCGTTTGGACGATATCGGTCACAACGGCATGGATTTAGTCGGTACGATTGCACAAATTTTTGAATTGCACAATATTGATACAGAAATCATTGCTGCATCAATTCGTCATCCACAACACGTGACAGACGCAGCGCTTCACGGAGCACACATTGGAACAATGCCGATAAACGTAATGAAACAAATGTTCAAACATCCATTAACGGATAAAGGAATTGAAGCATTTTTAGCGGATTGGAATAACCGTTTAAGTGCAGAATAA
- a CDS encoding class II fructose-bisphosphate aldolase: MALVSMKDMMIKGKKEGYAIGQFNINNLEFTQAILQAAEAEKSPVILGVSEGAAKYMGGFTTVVHMVKGLMHDYKITVPVAIHLDHGSSFEKCKEAIDAGFTSVMIDASHHPLEENISTTSQVVEYAHAHGVSVEAELGTVGGQEDDIIAEGVIYADPKECAELVSRTDIDCLAPALGSVHGPYKGEPNLGFAEMEEISKLSDLPLVLHGGTGIPVKDIQRSISLGTAKINVNTENQIAATKAIRDFLNSDADVYDPRKYLIPARDAIKNTVQGKMRDFGSSGKA; encoded by the coding sequence ATGGCTTTAGTATCGATGAAAGACATGATGATCAAAGGGAAAAAAGAAGGCTATGCAATCGGACAATTCAATATCAACAACTTGGAGTTCACGCAAGCCATTTTACAAGCAGCAGAAGCAGAAAAATCCCCAGTAATCTTAGGCGTTTCTGAAGGGGCAGCTAAATATATGGGCGGTTTCACAACCGTTGTTCACATGGTTAAAGGATTGATGCACGACTATAAAATTACGGTTCCTGTAGCGATTCATTTAGACCATGGTTCAAGTTTTGAAAAATGTAAAGAAGCAATTGATGCTGGATTCACATCAGTCATGATTGATGCATCACATCATCCATTGGAAGAAAACATTTCAACCACGTCTCAAGTAGTGGAATATGCACACGCTCATGGCGTGTCTGTTGAAGCTGAGCTTGGAACTGTGGGTGGACAAGAAGATGACATTATCGCAGAAGGCGTCATTTATGCAGATCCAAAAGAATGTGCTGAACTGGTTTCACGCACTGATATCGATTGCTTGGCACCTGCACTGGGTTCTGTTCATGGTCCTTACAAAGGAGAACCGAATTTAGGTTTTGCTGAAATGGAAGAAATCTCGAAATTATCAGATCTTCCACTTGTATTGCACGGTGGAACCGGAATTCCTGTAAAAGATATTCAACGTTCGATTTCACTGGGAACAGCGAAAATCAATGTTAATACTGAAAATCAAATTGCAGCTACAAAAGCAATTCGTGATTTCTTGAATAGCGATGCGGATGTTTACGATCCACGTAAATACTTAATTCCTGCTCGTGACGCAATCAAAAACACTGTACAAGGAAAAATGCGCGATTTCGGAAGTTCTGGAAAAGCATAA
- a CDS encoding response regulator, with protein sequence MKQLLIVDDQQGIRLLLNEVFKREGYTTFLAANGIEALELAERVKPDGVLLDMKIPGMDGIEILKRIKARTPDLPVVMMTAYGELDLIKEAMDLGASHYFTKPFDIYEVRDAVNGMLKD encoded by the coding sequence ATGAAACAGTTACTGATTGTGGATGATCAACAGGGGATTCGTTTGTTATTAAATGAAGTGTTTAAACGTGAAGGTTACACGACATTTTTGGCTGCGAATGGAATTGAAGCATTAGAACTAGCTGAGAGAGTTAAGCCAGACGGTGTGCTCCTAGATATGAAGATACCGGGGATGGATGGAATAGAAATTTTGAAACGTATCAAAGCGCGTACTCCTGACTTGCCGGTCGTCATGATGACGGCATATGGAGAACTTGATTTAATCAAAGAAGCAATGGATTTGGGCGCTTCACATTATTTCACAAAGCCCTTTGATATTTATGAAGTGCGCGATGCTGTAAACGGAATGTTAAAAGACTGA
- a CDS encoding CTP synthase: protein MTKYIFVTGGVVSSLGKGITAASLGRLLKNRGLNVAIQKFDPYINVDPGTMSPYQHGEVYVTDDGAEADLDLGHYERFIDINVSKFSNVTTGKVYSAVLKKERRGDYLGGTVQVIPHITNEIKERLVRSAKETHADVVITEIGGTVGDIESLPFLEAIRQMKGDFGAENVMYIHCTLIPYIRAAGEMKTKPTQHSVKELRSLGIQPNIIVVRTEHEVPQDMKDKIALFCDIKASEVIEARDAESLYEVPLALQEQHMDQIVLDHFGINAPEADMTDWTALVDRVKNLSKKVRIGLVGKYVELQDAYISVVEAMKHAGFAFDADIEVKWINAEHVNEENVAEWLSDVDGVLVPGGFGDRGVEGKIAATAYARENNVPFLGICLGMQLATVEFARNILDLKDAHSAELNPATPYPIIDLLPEQKDIEDLGGTLRLGLQPCKLIPGSKAYEAYGQELVYERHRHRYEFNNEYREQFEAAGFIFSGTSPDGRLIEVIEIPNHPFFVASQFHPEFISRPQRPQPLFREFIKAAVGE, encoded by the coding sequence TTGACTAAATATATTTTCGTAACAGGTGGCGTAGTTTCTTCACTTGGTAAGGGAATTACCGCGGCTTCACTCGGCCGTTTACTGAAGAATCGTGGACTTAACGTAGCGATTCAAAAATTCGATCCATACATTAACGTAGACCCAGGTACAATGAGCCCGTACCAACATGGGGAAGTTTACGTGACGGACGACGGTGCCGAAGCAGACTTGGATCTTGGTCACTACGAGCGTTTCATTGACATTAACGTCAGCAAATTCTCAAACGTAACAACAGGGAAAGTATATTCTGCGGTCTTGAAAAAAGAACGTCGTGGCGACTACTTGGGCGGAACTGTACAGGTTATTCCACATATCACGAATGAAATTAAAGAACGTTTAGTTCGTTCTGCAAAAGAAACACATGCAGATGTGGTCATCACTGAAATCGGTGGAACAGTAGGGGACATCGAGTCACTGCCATTCCTAGAAGCAATCCGCCAAATGAAAGGCGACTTCGGTGCAGAAAATGTTATGTACATTCACTGTACGTTAATTCCTTACATCCGTGCTGCAGGTGAGATGAAAACAAAACCAACGCAACATAGCGTAAAAGAATTGCGTAGTTTAGGGATTCAGCCAAACATCATCGTGGTGCGTACCGAACATGAAGTACCACAAGATATGAAAGATAAAATTGCGTTATTCTGTGACATTAAAGCGAGCGAAGTAATTGAAGCGCGTGATGCGGAGTCTTTATATGAAGTACCGTTAGCGCTTCAAGAACAGCATATGGACCAAATCGTCCTAGATCACTTCGGCATTAATGCGCCTGAAGCGGATATGACGGATTGGACAGCTTTAGTTGACCGCGTGAAAAATTTATCGAAAAAAGTTCGTATTGGCTTAGTCGGTAAATATGTAGAATTACAAGATGCGTACATCTCAGTTGTAGAAGCCATGAAACATGCAGGGTTTGCATTCGATGCGGACATTGAAGTGAAATGGATTAACGCTGAGCACGTAAACGAGGAAAACGTTGCAGAATGGTTAAGCGATGTTGACGGCGTATTGGTTCCAGGTGGCTTCGGTGACCGCGGAGTTGAAGGGAAAATTGCTGCAACTGCTTATGCACGTGAAAACAACGTACCGTTCCTTGGTATTTGTTTAGGAATGCAATTGGCAACAGTTGAATTTGCACGTAACATTCTTGATTTAAAAGACGCTCATTCTGCTGAATTAAATCCAGCTACACCATACCCGATTATCGACTTGTTACCAGAACAAAAAGATATTGAAGATTTAGGTGGTACACTTCGTTTAGGATTACAACCATGTAAACTAATTCCTGGTTCAAAAGCATATGAAGCTTACGGACAAGAGTTAGTGTACGAACGTCACCGTCACCGTTACGAGTTCAACAACGAATACCGCGAGCAATTTGAAGCAGCTGGCTTCATTTTCTCTGGTACGAGCCCAGATGGTCGATTAATTGAAGTGATTGAAATTCCAAATCACCCATTCTTCGTCGCATCTCAGTTCCACCCAGAATTTATCTCGCGTCCACAACGTCCACAACCACTATTCCGCGAGTTCATCAAAGCGGCAGTAGGGGAATAA
- the rpoE gene encoding DNA-directed RNA polymerase subunit delta has translation MKFREMTTEQLSEESFIDLGYAILEEKHESLTLQELLDEIKKLNKFTEAQMKERMLQYYTDMNIDGRFLAISENRWGLREWYPVEQIEEETAPTVKVRKKKAKADVDEDDLEDDSDDDEIAFEEDFDEFVEDVDGEEDFELDEDDDEEEIEEVAAEELLDTDDEFEIVDEEDEEDEEDEEDEV, from the coding sequence TTGAAATTTCGTGAAATGACAACAGAACAACTAAGTGAAGAATCGTTTATCGATTTGGGATATGCAATATTGGAAGAAAAACACGAATCTCTGACTTTACAAGAATTACTAGATGAGATCAAAAAATTAAATAAATTTACTGAAGCTCAAATGAAAGAACGTATGCTTCAGTACTATACAGATATGAACATCGATGGTCGCTTCCTGGCGATTTCTGAAAACCGTTGGGGTCTACGCGAGTGGTACCCTGTTGAACAAATTGAAGAAGAAACAGCGCCTACTGTAAAAGTTCGCAAGAAAAAAGCAAAAGCTGATGTGGATGAAGACGATCTTGAAGATGATTCAGATGATGATGAAATCGCATTCGAAGAGGACTTCGATGAATTTGTTGAAGACGTAGATGGCGAAGAAGACTTCGAGTTGGACGAGGACGACGATGAAGAAGAAATCGAAGAAGTGGCTGCTGAAGAACTTCTTGATACAGACGATGAATTCGAAATCGTGGACGAAGAAGATGAGGAAGATGAAGAAGACGAAGAAGACGAAGTATAA